In the genome of Anomalospiza imberbis isolate Cuckoo-Finch-1a 21T00152 chromosome 11, ASM3175350v1, whole genome shotgun sequence, one region contains:
- the MKRN2OS gene encoding LOW QUALITY PROTEIN: MKRN2 opposite strand protein (The sequence of the model RefSeq protein was modified relative to this genomic sequence to represent the inferred CDS: deleted 1 base in 1 codon): protein MALLRVRHCRALLYCRRAPPRCPACGGDLRSAGLAAAPVRLRCPFRHGHGQPRAFLIRPSRGSFLHGYDGHCDLHVGITSSRGLVYSYDQEGVHRAGSGWEQCISVPLVQPDTGELLQQWDSLLEEFSREEAWLPHRYEEQLHNCYTFALAFVNRVRQGRGRAALSKAEFTERFLLPHTREASRYLALQQQLAHRDVYIVPVAEQQHDSLAGNHSLLE, encoded by the exons ATGGCGCTGCTGCGCGTGCGCCACTGCCGCGCGCTCCTGTACTGCCGGCGCGCGCCGCCGCGCTGCCCCGCGTGCGGCGGGGACCTGCGCAGCGCCGGGCTGGCCGCCGCGCCTGTCCGCCTGCGCTGCCCCTTCCGGCACGGCCACGGGCAGCCCCGCGCCTTCCTCATCAGGCCCAGCCGCGGCAGCTTCCTGCA CGGCTACGACGGGCACTGCGACCTGCACGTGGGCATCACCAGCTCCCGGG ggctgGTGTACAGCTACGACCAGGAGGGCGTGCACAGGGCCGGCAGCGGCTGGGAGCAGTGCATCAGCGTCCCCCTGGTGCAGCCAGACACCGGCGagctcctgcagcagtgggACAGCCTCCTGGAGGAATTCTCCCGGGAAGAGGCCTGGCTCCCTCACAG GTACGAGGAGCAGCTGCACAACTGCTACACCTTCGCCCTGGCCTTCGTGAACCGCGTgcggcagggc aggggccgggCAGCCCTGAGCAAAGCCGAGTTCACCGAGCgcttcctgctgccccacacCAGGGAGGCGTCCCGCTACCtcgccctgcagcagcagctggcccACAGAGATGTCTACATCGTGCCcgtggctgagcagcagcacgACAGCCTGGCTGGAAACCACAGCCTGCTGGAGTAG
- the MKRN2 gene encoding E3 ubiquitin-protein ligase makorin-2, with the protein MSTKQVTCRYFLQGVCREGSKCLFSHDLATSKSSTICKYYQKGQCAYGSRCRYDHVRLPPPGGAAAPPPPAAPGSPRAPPEPGPGAPRSRREKRTLVLRDRNLCGSSEEKQRPGGPGAGLCCSGPGDSEEGKPHSYLEAICSGLEEPGPGGCPGAGGCPGAGEQLCPYAAAGACHFGERCLYLHGELCEICGLQVLHPFDQEQRKAHEMMCMATFEHDMERAFAIQASQDKVCSICMEVVYEKPSASERRFGILSNCTHTYCLSCIRQWRCAKQFENPIIKSCPECRVISEFVIPSVYWVEEQEKKNELIEAFKQGVGKKPCKYFEQGKGTCPFGGKCLYLHAYPDGTRAEPEKPRKQLSSEGTVRFFNSVRLWDFIEDRESRSVPDAEVTELGELFMHLSGAEEDPSAAREDTQPL; encoded by the exons ATGAGCACGAAGCAGGTGACGTGCAG GTACTTCTTGCAGGGCGTGTGTCGGGAGGGCAGCAAGTGCCTGTTCTCCCATGACCTGGCCACCAGCAAATCCTCCACCATCTGCAAGTACTACCAGAAGGGGCAGTGTGCCTACGGCTCCCGCTGCAG GTATGACCACGTGAGGCTCCCTCCGCCGGGCggagccgcggccccgccgccccccgcggccccgggcagCCCCCGGGCGCcccccgagcccggccccggcgccccgcgcagcaggagggagaagaggaCGCTGGTGCTGCGGGACAGAA accTGTGCGGCTCCAGCGAGGAGAAGCagcggcccggcggccccggggccgggctgtgctgcagcggccctggggacagcgaggaggGCAAGCCCCACTCCTACCTGGAGGCCATCTGCAGCGGGctggaggagccggggcccggcggctgcccgggggccgggggctgccccggggccggggAGCAGCTGTGTCCCTACGCCGCCGCCGGCGCCTGCCACTTCGGGGAGCGCTGCCTCTACCTGCACGGGGAGCTCTGCGAGAtctgcggcctccaggtgctgcacCCCTTCGaccaggagcagaggaaggcCCACGAGATG ATGTGCATGGCAACGTTTGAGCACGACATGGAGAGGGCCTTTGCCATccaggccagccaggacaaggTGTGCAGCATCTGCATGGAGGTGGTGTATGAGAAGCCCTCGGCCTCGGAGAGGAGGTTTGGGATCCTGTCCAACTGCACCCACACGTACTGCCTGTCCTGCATCCGCCAGTGGAGATGTGCCAAGCAGTTTGAGAACCCCATCATCAA GTCCTGCCCCGAGTGCCGGGTGATCTCTGAGTTTGTCATCCCCAGCGTGTACTGGGTGGAagagcaggagaagaaaaatgagctgATTGAAGCATTTAAGCAGGGAGTGGG GAAAAAGCCCTGCAAGTACTTTGAGCAAGGCAAAGGAACGTGTCCCTTTGGAGGGAAGTGTCTTTACCTCCACGCCTATCCCGACGGGACGCGAGCAGAGCCTGAGAAGCCCAGGAAGCAGCTCAGCTCCGAGGGCACAGTGCGG TTCTTCAATTCCGTGCGCCTGTGGGACTTTATCGAggacagggagagcaggagcgTGCCCGACGCCGAGGTCAcggagctgggggagctgttCATGCACCTCTCTGGGGCTGAGGAggatcccagtgctgccagggaggacacacagcccctctga
- the TSEN2 gene encoding tRNA-splicing endonuclease subunit Sen2: MAEAVFHPPRRKRRVFESYEAPFPVDVGGKDFRLCQAEIINNNVIVRNPEDIEQLYNKGYFGKGILSRSRPVFSISDPLLVAKWRGVNTNMPIITSQKYQRRVQWARSVLQEQGLDSCSVTKILESYTKPLGLPFCRGAGADQTGDSCSRGGPDPGNADLCRKSAGREGAQSPEGHNGHSEEGGDAALDPGSGSRDQEQGDPREMAEGSCHRDPPVLCDCEGKQSPEQRAWEGMGSRECAPEYVLVQEEEEGISCPEDGSTHAQENLVKKEVLVCRKNPFSIFEYLQLSLEEAFFLVYALGCLSIYYGEEPLSIVKLWEVFSEVKPDFKTTYMAYHYFRGKGWVPKVGLKYGTDLLLYRKGPPFYHASYSVIAELVDDNFEGSLRRPLSWMSLSGLNRTTANASKELMLCYLIRPSDMTAEEMSTPECMKRIKVQELIVSRWVSSRERSEQDEF; encoded by the exons ATGGCAGAAGCAGTTTTTCACCCcccaagaaggaaaagaagagttTTTGAGTCCTACGAGGCTCCCTTCCCTGTGGATGTAGGGGGAAAGGATTTCAGACTCTGCCAGGCTGAGATCATTAACAACAATGTGATTGTGAGAAACCCTGAGGATATCGAACAGCTCTACAACAAG GGCTATTTTGGAAAAGGGATCCTTTCCAGGAGCCGGCCAGTGTTCAGCATTTCAGATCCTCTGCTGGTGGCCAAGTGGAGAG GTGTTAACACAAACATGCCCATAATTACATCTCAAAA GTACCAGCGCCGTGTGCAGTGGGCTCGAAgtgtcctgcaggagcagggcctCGACAGCTGCTCTGTCACCAAAATCCTGGAGAGTTACACCAAACCCCTGGGGCTGCCCTtctgcagaggggctggggctgaccagactggggacagctgcagcagagggggCCCAGACCCGGGAAATGCAGATCTGTGCAGGAAAtctgctggcagggagggagcccaAAGCCCTGAGGGTCACAACGGGCACTCCGAGGAGGGAGGAGATGCAGCCCTGGATCCTGGGAGTGGCTCCAGGGACCAGGAACAGGGGGATCCCAGGGAAATGGCTGAAGGGTCCTGCCACAGGGACCCTCCTGTGCTCTGTGACTGCGAGGGGAAGCAGAGCCCTGAGCAGAGGGCTTGGGAGGGGATGGGCTCCAGGGAATGTGCTCCAGAATATGTGCTGGtgcaagaggaggaagaaggcaTCTCCTGTCCTGAAGATGGCTCCACTCATGCACAAGAGAAT CTTGTGAAGAAGGAAGTATTAGTATGCAGAAAAAACCCATTTAGCATTTTTGAGTATTTACAACTCAGCTTGGAAGAG gcttttttctTGGTGTATGCTCTGGGATGTTTAAGTATTTATTATGGTGAG GAGCCTCTGAGCATCGTGAAGCTGTGGGAAGTGTTCAGTGAGGTGAAGCCTGATTTCAAAACCACCTACATGGCCTACCACTACTTCAGGGGCAAGGGCTGGGTGCCCAAGGTGGGGCTGAAGTATGGCACGGATCTCT TGCTGTATCGAAAAGGGCCCCCGTTCTACCATGCCAG TTACTCTGTCATTGCTGAGTTGGTGGATGATAATTTTGAAGGTTCCCTTCGCAGACCCCTCAGCTGGATGTCCCTGTCTGGGCTGAACAGAACAACTGCAAATGCTTCTAAG GAGCTCATGCTGTGCTACTTGATCAGACCTTCTGACATGACTGCAGAGGAGATGTCAACCCCAGAGTGCATGAAGAGAATCAAGGTTCAG GAGCTGATCGTGTCTCGTTGGGTTTCCTCCCGTGAGCGCAGTGAGCAGGATGAATTTTAA